From Mytilus galloprovincialis chromosome 9, xbMytGall1.hap1.1, whole genome shotgun sequence, the proteins below share one genomic window:
- the LOC143046148 gene encoding uncharacterized protein LOC143046148, producing the protein MEKEQYIMKMEQALTEVNQIKQQLQRNAAEVKSEIHSSISRQLEALRNREVWLLNQVELIQNMKDEVLHIQQARLNKMLGVAQSCLTESLGNKFDSTDLKPDENPWISFKYDAAKLRESITSYGRVESSNRPPNTVFVKPGHPARSLPPHFEDYDDADHHVLYKTVEGATKSSKSNVVTFTLPILSSSLKDWLAYSNPAPSNTSDKQTISFPAMSSSNKEWLTGSTTADSISPLSSESTGSWQMTRDDPDVNIQMWLKDIKQNPVIEDEDDFEVISKKEFMGADRFQRKVAVPISNSAPELKYMDQETWLKPESQTQTGAPKSIKLPSHLENSGTETWLCKKWKRNAKSSCEERCGKTGPLEIENICDYLNDKVWIKSTSCSDNRQMEVCKANEPCQGPDHCVATSHCFYTNNAFPSTDTSQWLLNGGKNIAPTTPVNTCMFQQFRTPSNDEQSNMWLKSGNKQQSNLEDWKARPIELEEKVWIKKDSSNVLPESTTPFTTSPSWDKVMTFHSQLGNDQWLFQESRKQEYNPWILKNSSTDEEMCDNDQWIYTKMDDAIDILQ; encoded by the exons ATGGAGAAGGAACAATATATTATGAAAATGGAACAAGCACTGACTGAAGTTAACCAGATAAAACAACAGCTTCAAAGAAATGCTGCTGAG GTAAAATCTGAGATTCACTCAAGTATAAGCCGTCAGTTAGAAGCTCTGAGAAACCGTGAGGTATGGTTGCTGAATCAAGTAGAATTGATACAGAATATGAAAGATGAAGTTTTACACATTCAGCAAGCCAGACTCAACAAGATGTTAGGTGTGGCACAGAGCTGTCTAACAGAAAGTCTGGGAAATAAATT TGACTCCACTGATCTGAAGCCAGATGAGAACCCATGGATTTCATTTAAGTACGATGCTGCTAAGTTAAGGGAGAGTATAACATCCTATGGAAGAGTAGAGTCCAGTAATAGACCTCCCAATACAGTGTTTGTAAAGCCAGGACATCCAGCTAGGAGTCTACCACCACATTTTGAGGACTATGATGACGCTGACCATCATGTTCTGTACAAGACTGTAGAGGGTGCGACTAAATCATCAAAAAGTAATGTG GTTACTTTCACTCTCCCGATTCTGTCCTCATCATTAAAGGATTGGTTGGCTTACTCCAATCCTGCTCCATCTAACACCAGTGACAAACAGACAATCTCATTCCCTGCCATGAGTTCTTCAAACAAGGAATGGCTGACTGGTTCCACCACAGCTGACTCTATTTCTCCATTGTCCTCTGAATCTACTGGTTCCTGGCAGATGACACGAGATGATCCTGATGTCAATATACAGATGTGGTTAAAGGACATCAAACAGAACCCAGTCATTGAGGATGAGGATGATTTTGAAGTCATCTCTAAGAAGGAGTTCATGG GAGCTGACAGGTTTCAGAGAAAAGTAGCAGTGCCAATTTCAAACTCTGCTCCAGAGCTCAAGTATATGGACCAAGAAACCTGGCTTAAACCAGAAAGTCAAACTCAAACTGGTGCTCCAAAATCCATCAAACTACCATCTCATTTAGAAAACAGTGGTACAGAAACATGGCTGTGCAAAAAATGGAAGAGG aATGCCAAATCAAGCTGTGAAGAGAGATGTGGAAAGACAGGTCCTCTAGAGATTGAGAACATCTGTGACTACCTGAATGATAAGGTATGGATAAAGTCAACATCCTGTAGCGACAATCGTCAGATGGAAGTTTGTAAAGCAAATGAACCTTGCCAGGGACCAGATCACTGTGTTGCCACTTCCCACTGTTTCTACACAAACAATGCATTTCCCAGCACAGATACCAGTCAGTGGTTGTTGAATGGTGGTAAGAATATTGCCCCAACAACACCAGTCAACACTTGCATGTTTCAACAGTTCAGAACACCATCTAATGATGAACAATCCAACATGTGGTTAAAATCGGGTAATAAACAACAAAGCAACCTTGAAGATTGGAAAGCTAGACCTATAGAACTGGAAGAAAAAGTATGGATTAAAAAAGACTCTTCTAATGTCCTACCAGAGTCAACCACGCCCTTTACAACAAGTCCATCATGGGACAAGGTTATGACCTTTCATAGCCAGTTAGGTAATGACCAGTGGCTCTTTCAAGAATCTCGCAAGCAAGAGTACAACCCTTGGATCCTGAAAAATTCTTCCACTGATGAGGAGATGTGTGATAATGATCAATGGATTTACACTAAAATGGATGATGCCATAGACATTCTCCAGTAA